From a single Pyxidicoccus xibeiensis genomic region:
- the ftsH gene encoding ATP-dependent zinc metalloprotease FtsH, protein MKPQDLPPGMGPRGKKTDKPAPTGRGFKFGSPLGYILLLVLGFLLFRNVFQDAGVRRVSYSQFRDAVEAGNFSRVQISNEWVKGFLKDTAQPPPSGDRALRSEPSALPWMAYRVAGDEGLVPMLEEKGIQFEAVPQSGLGEALWIWLLPLGLFFLFWSFMMRRVAGGMGQGPQSVMSFGKTRAKVQAEADTGVGFKDVAGVDEAVDELREIVEFLKTPEKFRRLGGRIPKGVLLVGPPGTGKTLLARAVAGEAGVPFFSLSGSEFVEMFVGVGAARVRDLFAQATAKAPCIIFIDELDAIGKSRNAGVAGGHDEREQTLNQLLAEMDGFDSRAGLIILAATNRPEILDSALMRPGRFDRQVLVDRPDKRGRERVLEIHSKGVKLGSDVDLKSIASRTPGFAGADLANVVNEAALLAARRNRDAVMRADFEEAIERVVAGLEKKNRRMNEREKEIVAHHEAGHAVVGWMMPHAERVTKVSIIPRGLAALGYTMSLPLEDRYLMSLEELRDKMAGMMGGRAAEEIFIGEISTGASNDIRQATEMARMMVRDYGMSTLGPVALSADHGPGFLRSAGVPETRSYSEQTARMIDEEVRKLVSEALDRAREVLTLHKDKVQAVAARLLATEVIEEDTMAAILGPKVVAQRGLLHPEARQVISAHPVGVGGNEEQTPPTQHTSKAPLDS, encoded by the coding sequence ATGAAGCCACAGGATTTGCCGCCGGGTATGGGCCCGCGCGGAAAGAAGACGGACAAGCCAGCGCCGACGGGACGGGGGTTCAAGTTCGGGTCGCCGCTGGGCTACATCTTGCTGCTGGTCCTGGGCTTCCTGCTGTTCCGCAACGTCTTCCAGGACGCGGGCGTGCGGCGTGTGAGCTACAGCCAGTTCCGTGATGCGGTGGAGGCGGGCAACTTCAGCCGCGTCCAGATTTCCAACGAGTGGGTGAAGGGGTTCCTCAAGGACACGGCGCAGCCGCCGCCGTCCGGGGACCGCGCGCTGCGCAGCGAGCCCAGCGCCCTGCCATGGATGGCGTACCGCGTGGCGGGTGACGAGGGGCTCGTCCCCATGCTGGAGGAGAAGGGCATCCAGTTCGAGGCGGTGCCCCAGTCCGGCCTGGGCGAGGCGCTGTGGATATGGCTGCTGCCCCTGGGCCTGTTCTTCCTCTTCTGGAGCTTCATGATGCGCAGGGTGGCCGGCGGCATGGGCCAGGGCCCGCAGAGCGTCATGAGCTTTGGCAAGACGCGCGCGAAGGTGCAGGCCGAGGCCGACACCGGCGTGGGCTTCAAGGACGTGGCCGGCGTGGACGAGGCCGTGGACGAGCTGCGCGAAATCGTCGAGTTCCTCAAGACGCCGGAGAAGTTCCGGCGTCTGGGCGGCCGCATCCCCAAGGGCGTGCTGCTGGTGGGCCCTCCGGGCACCGGCAAGACGCTGCTGGCGCGAGCGGTGGCGGGCGAGGCGGGCGTGCCCTTCTTCAGCCTGTCCGGCTCCGAGTTCGTGGAGATGTTCGTCGGCGTGGGCGCCGCCCGCGTGCGAGACCTCTTCGCGCAGGCCACGGCCAAGGCGCCGTGCATCATCTTCATCGACGAGCTGGATGCCATCGGCAAGAGCCGCAATGCGGGCGTGGCCGGCGGCCATGACGAGCGCGAGCAGACGCTCAACCAGCTGCTGGCGGAGATGGACGGCTTCGACAGCCGCGCGGGCCTCATCATCCTCGCGGCCACCAACCGGCCGGAAATCCTGGACAGCGCGCTGATGCGCCCGGGTCGCTTCGACCGGCAGGTGCTGGTGGACCGGCCGGACAAGCGGGGCCGCGAGCGGGTGCTGGAGATCCACTCGAAGGGCGTGAAGCTGGGCTCGGACGTGGACCTCAAGTCCATTGCGTCCCGCACGCCGGGCTTCGCCGGCGCGGACCTGGCCAACGTGGTCAACGAGGCCGCGCTGCTGGCCGCGCGCCGCAACCGCGACGCGGTGATGCGGGCGGACTTCGAGGAGGCGATTGAGCGCGTGGTGGCGGGTCTGGAGAAGAAGAACCGCCGGATGAACGAGCGCGAGAAGGAAATCGTCGCGCACCACGAGGCGGGCCACGCGGTGGTGGGCTGGATGATGCCGCACGCAGAGCGGGTGACGAAGGTGTCCATCATCCCGCGCGGGCTGGCGGCGCTGGGCTACACCATGTCGCTGCCGCTGGAGGACCGCTACCTCATGTCGCTGGAGGAGCTGCGCGACAAGATGGCGGGGATGATGGGCGGCCGCGCCGCGGAGGAGATCTTCATCGGGGAGATCTCCACCGGTGCCTCCAACGACATCCGCCAGGCCACGGAGATGGCCCGGATGATGGTGCGCGACTACGGCATGAGCACCCTGGGCCCGGTGGCCCTGAGCGCCGACCACGGACCGGGCTTCCTCCGCTCCGCGGGCGTGCCCGAGACGCGCAGCTACTCCGAGCAGACCGCGCGGATGATTGACGAGGAGGTCCGCAAGCTCGTCAGCGAGGCGCTGGACAGGGCCCGCGAGGTGCTTACGCTGCACAAGGACAAGGTGCAGGCCGTGGCGGCCCGCCTCCTGGCCACGGAGGTCATCGAAGAGGACACCATGGCGGCCATCCTCGGCCCCAAGGTGGTGGCCCAGCGGGGCCTGCTGCACCCGGAGGCGCGCCAGGTCATCTCCGCGCATCCAGTAGGGGTGGGTGGCAACGAGGAGCAGACGCCGCCGACCCAGCACACCAGCAAGGCGCCCCTGGATTCCTGA
- a CDS encoding RNA polymerase sigma factor region1.1 domain-containing protein: MENRIGKSYVARKALFAKGLKEGRLTVQEIEEALPAGTLTAAERWLLYYSLRAAQVEIVDEVTGQVDHGFMAESPAAPQEH; the protein is encoded by the coding sequence GTGGAGAATCGGATCGGCAAGAGCTACGTGGCCCGCAAGGCCCTCTTCGCCAAGGGGTTGAAGGAGGGGCGGCTCACGGTGCAGGAAATCGAGGAGGCGCTTCCCGCGGGGACGCTGACGGCGGCGGAGCGCTGGCTCCTCTACTACTCGCTGCGAGCCGCGCAGGTGGAAATCGTAGACGAGGTGACCGGGCAGGTGGACCACGGCTTCATGGCCGAGTCACCCGCCGCGCCACAGGAGCATTAG
- a CDS encoding nucleotide exchange factor GrpE, with protein MDGNTRTDATPEAQQAQTANGGGPAQGNGEPASQQPQAPEERASAESAAPKADAEKERLLTELEATRKKYDQLARAYQDVNRDREEFKQRLTREREQMMDVERGKVASTLLEAIDELDRCLSASAQDTSPLAQGVRMIREALLVKVQNTGIERLKLVGLPFDPNVAEAADMEITTSPDEDQRVTAELRAGYKLKGRVIRPAQVRVAKYVAPAQA; from the coding sequence ATGGACGGCAACACCCGTACCGACGCCACCCCGGAAGCCCAGCAGGCCCAGACCGCCAACGGTGGGGGGCCTGCCCAGGGTAACGGGGAGCCCGCCTCGCAGCAGCCCCAGGCCCCGGAGGAGCGCGCCTCGGCCGAGAGCGCTGCCCCGAAGGCCGACGCGGAGAAGGAGCGGCTGCTGACGGAGCTGGAGGCCACCCGGAAGAAGTACGACCAGCTCGCCCGCGCCTACCAGGACGTGAACCGGGACCGCGAGGAGTTCAAGCAGCGGCTGACCCGCGAGCGCGAGCAGATGATGGACGTGGAGCGCGGCAAGGTGGCTTCCACGCTGCTGGAGGCCATCGACGAGCTGGACCGCTGCCTGTCCGCGAGCGCCCAGGACACGTCGCCGCTGGCCCAGGGCGTGCGGATGATTCGCGAGGCGCTGCTGGTGAAGGTGCAGAACACCGGCATCGAGCGCCTCAAGCTGGTGGGCCTGCCCTTCGACCCCAACGTGGCCGAGGCGGCGGACATGGAGATCACCACCTCCCCGGACGAGGACCAGCGCGTGACGGCGGAGCTGCGCGCCGGCTACAAGCTGAAGGGCCGCGTCATACGCCCCGCCCAGGTGCGCGTGGCCAAGTACGTGGCCCCGGCCCAGGCCTGA
- a CDS encoding trypsin-like peptidase domain-containing protein, with product MARRVSCPPVLSRLLSVCLVLALAPVAGAAEGPLDSWLRARVREHSAWFVAQGQGSQGPATAEPRPGTPALWRERAPGQSGIPDFVPPTSLAPLIRAVEAGVVNITTMTPRENGVGGMKKATGSGFVLTPDGLVVTNNHVVAGARQIAVRLSDGREFAAGVVGRDASTDVALLRLSGADTESLPALYLGDSDRLEVGDWVVAIGNPFGLDHSVAHGMISAKERILGVGQFDDFIQTDALINPGNSGGPLFNMKGEVVGVNTAIISQGQGIGFAVPINLVKDLLPNLRENGKLERGWLGVDIIDDGQSGERRAPVVRDVYQDSPAASAGIRPGDRLVAVNGRTIGSYLQLLRKVALLAPGTEARFTLLRGSATREVSVRLTVRPAQEVTEGLLRRTTSDQQVGMVLTDLTPEVAAPLGAEAWSGALVSALTPRGPADEAGLRVGDVVTEVNRRRVKDAAGVRAALAKGSAGASILLRVKRGDALQYVAIAR from the coding sequence ATGGCCCGCCGTGTAAGCTGTCCCCCCGTGCTCTCCCGACTGCTTTCCGTATGTCTCGTGCTGGCGCTCGCCCCCGTGGCCGGTGCCGCCGAGGGTCCGCTCGACTCCTGGCTCCGTGCGCGGGTGCGCGAGCACTCCGCCTGGTTCGTCGCGCAGGGGCAGGGGAGCCAGGGCCCGGCCACCGCTGAGCCCAGGCCGGGGACGCCTGCCCTGTGGCGCGAGCGTGCCCCGGGGCAGTCCGGCATCCCCGACTTCGTGCCTCCCACGTCGCTGGCGCCGCTGATCCGCGCGGTGGAGGCGGGCGTCGTCAACATCACCACGATGACCCCCCGTGAGAATGGCGTGGGGGGGATGAAGAAGGCCACGGGCTCCGGCTTCGTGCTGACGCCGGACGGCCTGGTCGTCACCAACAACCACGTGGTGGCGGGGGCGCGGCAGATTGCCGTGCGTCTATCGGACGGCCGCGAGTTCGCCGCCGGGGTGGTGGGCCGCGACGCCTCCACGGACGTGGCGCTGCTGCGGCTGAGCGGGGCGGACACGGAGAGCCTGCCGGCGCTGTACCTGGGGGACTCGGACCGGCTGGAGGTGGGCGACTGGGTGGTGGCCATCGGCAACCCCTTCGGGCTGGACCACTCGGTGGCGCACGGGATGATTTCCGCCAAGGAGCGCATCCTGGGCGTGGGCCAGTTCGACGACTTCATCCAGACGGACGCGCTCATCAACCCCGGCAACTCCGGCGGCCCGCTCTTCAACATGAAGGGCGAGGTGGTGGGGGTGAACACGGCCATCATCAGCCAGGGGCAGGGCATCGGCTTCGCGGTGCCCATCAACCTGGTGAAGGACCTGCTGCCCAACCTCCGGGAGAACGGGAAGCTGGAGCGCGGCTGGCTGGGCGTGGACATCATCGACGACGGCCAGAGCGGCGAGCGCCGTGCGCCGGTGGTGCGGGACGTCTACCAGGACAGCCCGGCCGCCTCCGCCGGCATCCGCCCGGGAGACCGGCTGGTGGCGGTGAACGGGCGGACCATCGGCTCGTACCTGCAGCTGCTGCGCAAGGTGGCGCTGCTGGCGCCCGGCACCGAGGCGCGCTTCACCCTGCTGCGTGGGAGCGCCACGCGCGAGGTGTCGGTGCGGCTCACCGTCCGGCCCGCGCAGGAAGTCACGGAGGGGCTGCTGCGGCGGACCACCAGCGACCAGCAGGTGGGGATGGTGCTGACGGACCTGACGCCCGAGGTGGCGGCGCCACTGGGCGCGGAGGCCTGGTCCGGGGCGCTGGTGTCGGCGCTCACGCCGCGGGGGCCGGCGGACGAGGCCGGCCTGCGCGTGGGCGACGTGGTGACCGAGGTCAACCGCCGCCGGGTGAAGGACGCGGCCGGGGTGCGCGCGGCGCTCGCGAAGGGCAGCGCCGGGGCCAGCATCCTGCTGCGTGTGAAGCGGGGCGACGCGCTCCAGTACGTCGCCATCGCCCGCTGA
- a CDS encoding DUF6066 family protein, which produces MSRFLVAAVSLLLPALALADVDSRFAKLRDESEPLGGLGAFLEKYIGACEGALVDPQCKAQAEAFRKKYQGKRLYMIVTEDDATMLAPGPYDPGTGDYTINITPFFPGGRYALTHGTPKKTDANGNPLLPFLTVTGTVPEGWNAPMFSRLFSMRGVRVQVVFTPQGVWSLPKKGGGKNHGVTARVEGLLVSEGRTGNPLGLWLNGKDANKQ; this is translated from the coding sequence GTGAGTCGCTTCCTGGTTGCCGCCGTCTCCCTCCTCCTTCCCGCGCTGGCCCTGGCCGACGTGGACTCCCGCTTCGCGAAGCTGCGTGACGAGTCCGAGCCGCTGGGCGGGCTGGGGGCCTTCCTGGAGAAGTACATCGGCGCGTGTGAGGGCGCGCTCGTGGACCCGCAGTGCAAGGCGCAGGCGGAGGCCTTCCGGAAGAAGTACCAGGGCAAGCGGCTGTACATGATCGTCACCGAGGACGACGCCACCATGCTGGCCCCCGGCCCCTACGACCCCGGCACGGGGGACTACACCATCAACATCACCCCGTTCTTCCCGGGTGGCCGCTACGCCCTCACCCACGGCACGCCGAAGAAGACGGACGCCAACGGCAACCCCCTCCTCCCGTTCCTGACCGTCACCGGCACCGTCCCGGAGGGGTGGAACGCTCCGATGTTCTCCCGCCTCTTCTCCATGCGGGGCGTGCGCGTGCAGGTGGTCTTCACCCCGCAGGGCGTGTGGAGCCTGCCCAAGAAGGGCGGCGGGAAGAACCATGGCGTCACCGCCCGGGTGGAGGGCCTGCTCGTCTCGGAGGGCCGCACCGGCAATCCGCTCGGCCTGTGGCTCAACGGCAAGGACGCCAACAAGCAGTAG
- a CDS encoding PilZ domain-containing protein, whose protein sequence is MFERPQERRTHLRFDKVFTVYLTTQDGMMRGVGRNISARGMFVEVRDSVGLGEKLKVTFAGEDGTEMTCLCEVRYQVALAFGRKDGREGSSRGVGLRIVAYETQDDAPLLLVDRERVMH, encoded by the coding sequence GTGTTCGAGCGTCCGCAGGAGCGTCGTACCCACCTTCGTTTTGACAAGGTCTTCACGGTTTACCTGACCACGCAGGACGGGATGATGCGGGGCGTGGGGCGCAACATCAGCGCGAGGGGCATGTTCGTGGAGGTGCGTGACTCGGTGGGCCTGGGCGAGAAGCTCAAAGTCACCTTCGCCGGCGAGGACGGCACGGAGATGACGTGCCTGTGCGAGGTCCGCTACCAGGTGGCCCTGGCCTTCGGGCGCAAGGACGGGCGCGAGGGCAGCAGCCGCGGGGTGGGGCTGCGAATCGTGGCCTACGAGACGCAGGACGACGCGCCCCTGCTCCTGGTGGACCGCGAGCGGGTGATGCACTGA
- a CDS encoding Glu/Leu/Phe/Val family dehydrogenase, giving the protein MASEENFMRAPAPSPKRTVYTEAMEIFHRAADLIKLDKRVRLELEEPDYEHIFYVTAKLKDRLVPLAPDRAKSFSDLPETQVRNKEGLELLANGNIILNGRALLGSDVAIRQGHLRLPDGKVYQLVPGESQRFKAYRVQHNQARGPYKGGLRYHREVSLDLFKALAAEMTWKTAISEVPFGGGKGGIQIDPREYGKEEIEAITLRFMYRLKSLIGPNIDIPAPDVGTNPDIMALLYRQFSDGERERHNLRGIVTGKDVRIGGSEGRGKATGQGVAYCIEDYYADRGESVKGKTFVLQGFGNVGSHAALILGHMGARLLAVNDSDGTIYNGDGIDVNALAAYVADPKNLKRSVLGFPGAQKIEKKDLWDVQADILVPAALGGEITADVAERLKVKLIAEGANGPTTPEADRVLQKRGIELIPDIIANAGGVTVSYYEWIQNKRMERWSEAEVDQRLERAMKRNYRIIRDISRNQPRKTEMHDSRQYCIGEAVDTRCAAMILALKRIEAHYLLEGFSQ; this is encoded by the coding sequence ATGGCCAGCGAAGAGAATTTCATGCGCGCCCCGGCCCCCTCGCCCAAGCGCACCGTCTACACCGAGGCGATGGAGATCTTCCATCGCGCCGCGGACCTCATCAAGCTGGACAAGCGCGTCCGCCTCGAGCTGGAGGAGCCGGACTACGAGCACATCTTCTACGTCACGGCCAAGCTCAAGGACCGCCTCGTCCCCCTGGCACCGGACCGCGCGAAGTCCTTCTCCGACCTCCCGGAGACGCAGGTCCGCAACAAGGAAGGTCTGGAGCTGCTCGCCAACGGCAACATCATCCTCAACGGCCGCGCCCTGCTCGGCTCTGACGTGGCCATCCGCCAGGGCCACCTGCGCCTGCCGGACGGCAAGGTCTACCAGTTGGTCCCCGGTGAGTCGCAGCGCTTCAAGGCCTACCGCGTCCAGCACAACCAGGCCCGCGGCCCCTACAAGGGCGGCCTGCGCTACCACCGTGAAGTGTCCCTGGACCTCTTCAAGGCGCTGGCCGCGGAGATGACCTGGAAGACGGCCATCTCCGAAGTGCCGTTCGGCGGCGGCAAGGGCGGCATCCAGATCGACCCGCGCGAGTATGGCAAGGAGGAGATCGAGGCCATCACCCTGCGCTTCATGTACCGGCTCAAGAGCCTCATCGGGCCGAACATCGACATCCCCGCCCCGGACGTGGGCACCAACCCGGACATCATGGCGCTGCTGTACCGCCAGTTCTCCGACGGTGAGCGCGAGCGCCACAACCTGCGCGGCATCGTCACCGGCAAGGACGTCCGCATCGGCGGCTCCGAGGGCCGCGGCAAGGCCACCGGCCAGGGCGTCGCCTACTGCATCGAGGACTACTACGCCGACCGCGGCGAGTCCGTGAAGGGCAAGACGTTCGTCCTCCAGGGCTTCGGCAACGTGGGCAGCCACGCCGCCCTCATCCTCGGCCACATGGGCGCCCGCCTCCTGGCCGTCAATGACTCCGACGGCACCATCTACAATGGTGACGGCATCGACGTGAACGCCCTGGCCGCCTATGTGGCGGACCCGAAGAACCTCAAGCGCAGCGTGCTCGGGTTCCCTGGCGCCCAGAAGATTGAGAAGAAGGACCTCTGGGACGTCCAGGCCGACATCCTCGTCCCCGCCGCGCTGGGTGGCGAAATCACCGCCGACGTCGCCGAGCGCCTCAAGGTGAAGCTCATCGCCGAGGGCGCCAACGGCCCCACCACCCCGGAAGCCGACCGCGTCCTCCAGAAGCGCGGCATCGAGCTCATCCCGGACATCATCGCCAACGCCGGCGGTGTGACGGTGAGCTACTACGAGTGGATCCAGAACAAGCGCATGGAGCGCTGGAGCGAGGCCGAGGTCGACCAGCGCCTCGAGCGCGCCATGAAGCGCAACTACCGCATCATCCGCGACATCTCGCGCAACCAGCCGCGCAAGACGGAGATGCACGACAGCCGCCAGTACTGCATCGGCGAGGCCGTGGACACCCGCTGCGCCGCCATGATTCTCGCGCTCAAGCGCATCGAGGCGCACTACCTCCTCGAGGGCTTCTCGCAGTAG